The following are from one region of the Pseudohongiella spirulinae genome:
- the rfbC gene encoding dTDP-4-dehydrorhamnose 3,5-epimerase, giving the protein MKITETQLAGVYEIENSTFRDERGFFVKTFHRDTFKKYGLTVVFEESFYSISKKNVLRGMHFQKTPDDHAKLVYVVAGEILDVVVDIREGSNSFGHWYETLLSAENKKSLYLDKGLAHGFLTLSDSATVVYMTSTQHSPKADSGIKWDSFGFGWPISNPIISERDKNFPGLY; this is encoded by the coding sequence TTGAAAATAACTGAAACTCAATTGGCTGGAGTTTATGAGATCGAAAATAGTACATTTCGTGATGAAAGAGGTTTTTTCGTAAAGACTTTTCACAGAGATACTTTTAAAAAATATGGATTGACGGTAGTTTTTGAAGAAAGTTTTTACTCTATCTCAAAGAAAAACGTACTTCGTGGTATGCATTTTCAAAAGACACCCGATGATCACGCCAAGCTTGTTTATGTTGTTGCAGGAGAAATCTTGGATGTAGTAGTTGACATAAGAGAGGGATCTAACTCTTTTGGTCACTGGTATGAGACTTTATTGTCTGCTGAAAATAAAAAGTCTCTATATCTCGATAAAGGCCTGGCTCACGGCTTTCTGACCTTATCAGATAGCGCTACAGTCGTTTATATGACCTCTACTCAACATAGCCCGAAGGCTGATTCAGGCATAAAGTGGGATAGTTTTGGGTTTGGTTGGCCGATTTCGAATCCGATTATCTCTGAGCGCGACAAAAATTTTCCTGGCTTGTACTAA
- a CDS encoding glycosyltransferase domain-containing protein, which produces MLKLKPAHDLIDNFNKKRLVYTCVFGDYDRVLKPLNKLKNTDYFIITDNSEMTVNGWQTLLVDSRKFKTPKAANLYYRALIHKVLSGYDTSIYIDGNIKILNGIHEFLIPFENSGCTLGLYPHESRSTVEEEVDACISSGKVLNANDLIDEYQGYLQRGFPDKSGLIETGVIFKNHVTDSLDEPMEVWWQCFSQRSTRDQISLPYVLWKTNPSVYLFDQSYRKYKATFLISPHKHDRRYSELYKLLRPRSRDGVLWFLIYAPFACFHVLFKHANVIRSKVVHRLNGIKVSKG; this is translated from the coding sequence GTGCTTAAGCTGAAACCCGCGCATGATTTGATCGATAATTTTAATAAAAAGCGTTTAGTATACACATGTGTGTTCGGAGATTACGACCGGGTTTTAAAGCCTCTCAATAAATTGAAAAACACCGATTATTTTATCATTACAGATAATTCTGAAATGACCGTGAATGGATGGCAGACTCTATTGGTGGATTCGAGAAAATTTAAAACTCCTAAAGCAGCAAATCTATATTACAGGGCTTTAATCCACAAAGTGTTGTCTGGTTACGATACATCGATTTATATCGATGGCAATATTAAAATCCTAAACGGTATTCACGAGTTCTTGATACCTTTCGAAAATTCTGGTTGCACTTTAGGGCTCTATCCACATGAATCTCGATCAACAGTAGAAGAAGAAGTTGATGCTTGTATCAGCAGCGGAAAGGTATTAAATGCCAACGATCTTATTGACGAGTATCAAGGTTATTTGCAGCGGGGGTTTCCAGATAAGAGTGGCCTTATTGAGACAGGAGTGATCTTTAAAAACCACGTAACTGACTCTCTTGACGAACCAATGGAAGTTTGGTGGCAATGTTTTAGTCAGAGATCTACCAGAGACCAAATAAGTCTTCCTTATGTTCTTTGGAAGACAAATCCGAGTGTTTACTTATTCGACCAGAGTTATCGAAAATATAAAGCTACATTTTTGATTTCACCTCACAAGCATGATCGTAGGTATAGTGAGCTATATAAATTACTGAGACCTAGATCTAGAGATGGAGTTCTATGGTTTCTCATTTACGCCCCTTTCGCATGCTTCCACGTTCTGTTTAAGCATGCCAACGTGATCAGAAGTAAGGTGGTTCACAGATTAAATGGGATTAAAGTCTCAAAAGGCTAA
- a CDS encoding glycosyltransferase family 4 protein produces MKIITLVTYSGTGGAELNAILLRDEFDMRGHISYAWAIFRDPSLPSDLCFDKVFANLGNLAFARAIFAFFRALKVVREVKPDVVIGFHPLANVFLAMFKVFSPNIVTIATQRNPQSSQSWLMGKLEMIVGSTCLYGANIAVSHEVSNSYSHYPDSYKKKFKVVWNGLPEPAKASLDKHLAKKMLGLPIDGIVMGFIGRLAFQKNPEFLIEVCSKLDSATLVFVGSGPSKDMLVEKAEAMGVSDKVKFLGDVSQEQVHKFLGSIDVLLFPSRYEGFGRTLLEGMQRGVPVIASNIEITREVLGGAGIRLPFDSTLWASEIVRVTSQHGVAQEIKCQLRERSKMFSISAMVEGYIDVIESVSG; encoded by the coding sequence ATGAAGATCATTACACTCGTTACCTATTCCGGAACTGGCGGCGCAGAACTGAATGCAATTTTATTGCGTGATGAGTTTGATATGAGGGGGCACATTTCTTACGCCTGGGCTATCTTTAGAGACCCATCTTTACCTTCAGACTTGTGTTTCGATAAAGTGTTTGCGAATCTTGGTAATTTGGCTTTTGCACGTGCAATATTTGCGTTTTTTCGTGCTTTGAAAGTTGTGCGCGAGGTAAAGCCTGATGTTGTTATTGGCTTTCATCCGCTGGCTAACGTATTTTTAGCTATGTTTAAAGTTTTTTCTCCTAACATAGTTACAATCGCCACGCAGCGAAACCCTCAGTCAAGTCAATCATGGCTTATGGGTAAATTGGAGATGATCGTGGGCTCAACGTGTTTGTACGGAGCAAATATAGCTGTATCACACGAGGTTTCAAACTCCTACAGTCATTATCCTGACTCGTATAAGAAAAAATTCAAAGTCGTTTGGAATGGACTGCCGGAGCCTGCGAAGGCTTCGCTAGACAAGCATCTAGCAAAGAAGATGCTGGGGTTACCTATCGATGGGATAGTGATGGGTTTTATTGGTAGATTGGCGTTTCAAAAGAATCCCGAGTTTTTGATTGAGGTTTGCTCCAAGTTAGACTCTGCAACTTTGGTTTTCGTAGGGAGTGGGCCTAGTAAAGATATGCTCGTCGAAAAGGCAGAAGCTATGGGTGTTAGTGATAAAGTCAAGTTCCTTGGCGACGTTTCTCAAGAGCAAGTTCACAAATTCTTGGGCTCAATAGATGTATTGCTGTTCCCCTCTAGATACGAAGGCTTTGGCCGAACTCTATTAGAAGGAATGCAGCGCGGTGTTCCCGTGATCGCATCAAATATAGAGATAACAAGAGAGGTCTTAGGGGGTGCTGGTATTAGATTGCCCTTCGACTCAACACTTTGGGCATCAGAGATTGTGCGAGTTACCTCACAACACGGAGTTGCCCAAGAGATTAAGTGCCAATTACGCGAACGATCGAAAATGTTTTCAATATCTGCAATGGTGGAAGGATACATTGATGTCATTGAGAGTGTTTCAGGATAA
- a CDS encoding NAD-dependent epimerase/dehydratase family protein, whose protein sequence is MKSILLTGATGFLGSHLLECLVEEGYIVTILKRSTSDTWRINHLLDQVRSYDLDNDPLVKVFEEKRIDLIIHLATLYQKDDEVMKVIPMLRSNVNFPTELLEFAIRHKVKHFINTGTFFEYDWSAMPLNEQAPISAFNFYAKTKIGFESILQSYANKIAIVTLRLFSPYGERDNFKLVPSIIDKALRKNVIELSDGLQKLDFIYTKDIVSAYVKSIKYIEGRSIGYETFNIGSGNAISIRDVVSVLEQQLGYTVEKRWGKPSDLNEQIVYADIRKAKNILGWSPKYSIHDGIQRTLEYYKEKFRFENN, encoded by the coding sequence ATGAAAAGCATCTTGCTAACTGGCGCAACTGGGTTTTTGGGTAGCCATCTCCTGGAATGCCTTGTTGAAGAAGGTTACATAGTCACAATTCTGAAACGATCAACTTCGGATACCTGGCGGATCAATCACTTACTTGATCAGGTTAGAAGTTACGATTTAGACAATGACCCCTTGGTTAAAGTTTTTGAAGAAAAAAGAATTGATTTGATTATTCATTTAGCGACCTTGTATCAGAAAGATGATGAGGTGATGAAAGTAATACCAATGCTTCGCTCGAATGTTAACTTTCCGACAGAGCTGCTCGAATTTGCAATAAGGCATAAAGTTAAACACTTCATTAATACAGGAACGTTTTTTGAGTATGATTGGTCGGCAATGCCTTTAAATGAGCAAGCTCCCATAAGTGCGTTCAATTTTTATGCTAAGACAAAAATAGGTTTTGAATCAATACTTCAGTCCTATGCCAACAAGATTGCGATCGTCACACTACGTCTCTTTTCGCCATATGGTGAGCGAGACAATTTTAAATTAGTTCCCAGTATAATCGATAAGGCGTTACGGAAAAATGTTATCGAGTTAAGCGATGGACTGCAGAAGTTGGATTTCATATATACGAAAGATATAGTGTCAGCGTATGTAAAATCAATTAAGTATATTGAGGGCAGGTCTATCGGCTATGAGACTTTCAATATAGGGTCCGGTAACGCGATTAGTATTCGTGACGTGGTTTCTGTATTGGAGCAACAATTAGGCTATACAGTTGAAAAGAGGTGGGGAAAACCTTCGGATTTAAACGAACAAATCGTCTATGCTGATATCAGAAAAGCTAAGAATATTCTAGGCTGGAGTCCAAAATACTCTATTCATGATGGTATTCAGAGAACACTTGAATACTACAAGGAGAAATTTCGTTTTGAAAATAACTGA
- a CDS encoding glycosyltransferase, with translation MATYNGSKYLQEQLNSFLLQTRLPHELVVSDDASKDDTCKIIEEFSVNAPFDVRLIRNRENSGYSANFNKALLESKGDLVFLSDQDDVWFSDKIEHMLSRVLDNPDTLLFMNDAQFTNEALVPVNITKLGQIRSAGLSDTSFVMGCCICVRRELLNICLPIPDDFGSHDGWLVRFGIGLNTRIIDKKVLQYYRRHSSNTSNVIFNNPQRISYLDLFPYYFKVIFGSNSHEEEKSRILKNKLILSRLDLVLAKRSILDTKRLLEFRESTVKELFFLEKHLKIRTRPFLPRLFQVTCSFVVGDYFSIRGFRVLLQDIVGE, from the coding sequence ATGGCTACATACAATGGTTCTAAGTATCTTCAGGAGCAGCTGAATAGTTTCTTGCTACAAACCAGGTTGCCTCATGAACTAGTAGTCTCTGACGATGCGTCTAAGGATGATACTTGCAAAATTATAGAGGAGTTTTCGGTTAACGCACCATTCGATGTCAGGCTGATTAGAAACAGAGAAAATTCAGGGTATAGTGCCAACTTTAATAAGGCATTGCTTGAGTCCAAAGGTGATTTGGTTTTTTTGAGTGACCAGGATGATGTTTGGTTTTCAGATAAAATTGAACATATGCTGTCCAGAGTGTTAGATAATCCAGACACTTTGTTGTTCATGAATGATGCTCAGTTTACCAATGAGGCCCTAGTGCCTGTTAATATTACCAAACTTGGACAAATTAGATCGGCTGGATTGTCAGACACTAGTTTTGTCATGGGCTGTTGCATTTGTGTGCGCCGTGAGCTTTTAAACATATGTTTACCAATACCAGACGACTTCGGTTCGCATGATGGGTGGTTAGTAAGATTTGGAATTGGACTAAACACTAGAATTATAGATAAAAAAGTACTCCAATATTATCGACGCCATTCAAGTAATACGTCAAATGTGATTTTTAACAATCCTCAGCGTATATCTTACTTAGACCTATTTCCCTATTACTTTAAGGTTATATTTGGGTCAAATAGCCATGAAGAAGAGAAATCGCGCATACTTAAGAACAAGCTAATTCTGAGTAGGTTAGATTTAGTGCTCGCAAAGAGATCAATTTTGGATACGAAGAGGCTTCTGGAGTTCAGAGAATCTACAGTCAAGGAATTATTTTTTTTGGAGAAGCATTTGAAAATACGAACAAGGCCTTTTTTACCAAGACTGTTTCAGGTCACATGTTCATTTGTTGTAGGTGACTACTTTTCAATTAGAGGTTTTCGTGTTCTCTTGCAGGATATTGTGGGAGAGTAG
- the galE gene encoding UDP-glucose 4-epimerase GalE, whose amino-acid sequence MKVLVTGGAGYVGSHLVELLKLSNFTIHILDDLSTGHLWACQDCPLIQVDLTNRAAVLSILAEGKYDAVFHFAAKSIVSESATNPSIYYNTNVIGSINLLDAMINAGTRNLIFSSTAAVYGTPITNENIDEQHPTNPINTYGRSKLMIEQIIKDYCDAYQLNSIVFRYFNAAGASPSGKIGELHSPETHLIPNILKSIRNESPLSVFGDDYNTHDGTCIRDYIHVVDLAFAHKLALQFLKKNPGFNAFNLGTETGSSVMQVINVCEKLLVVKAEIRIADRRPGDPERLVATNQKACSQLNWRPSNSSLETIINSAWRWEKLLKETKMRKSDHFQ is encoded by the coding sequence ATGAAAGTACTAGTAACCGGTGGGGCTGGGTACGTCGGCTCTCATCTAGTTGAACTTCTAAAGTTAAGCAACTTCACCATCCATATCCTGGACGACCTATCAACAGGGCATCTTTGGGCGTGCCAAGATTGTCCTTTGATTCAAGTTGACCTAACAAATCGTGCTGCGGTGCTAAGTATTCTAGCGGAAGGAAAATATGATGCAGTGTTTCACTTTGCTGCTAAATCAATAGTCAGTGAATCTGCTACAAATCCTTCGATTTACTACAACACGAATGTAATCGGATCTATCAATCTGCTTGACGCGATGATAAACGCCGGCACACGCAACTTGATATTCTCATCAACGGCTGCAGTTTACGGCACCCCCATAACTAATGAGAATATAGATGAACAACACCCAACTAATCCGATAAACACTTACGGGCGCTCCAAGCTAATGATCGAGCAAATCATAAAAGACTATTGTGATGCATATCAGTTAAACTCAATCGTGTTTAGATACTTTAATGCAGCCGGAGCGTCTCCATCTGGAAAAATTGGAGAATTACACAGCCCAGAAACCCACCTAATACCAAACATACTCAAGAGCATTAGAAATGAAAGCCCGCTAAGCGTATTCGGAGACGACTACAACACCCACGATGGAACTTGTATTCGAGACTACATACATGTGGTGGATTTGGCATTTGCCCATAAGTTAGCTCTACAATTCTTGAAAAAGAACCCAGGCTTCAACGCATTCAATTTAGGGACAGAAACCGGGTCAAGCGTAATGCAGGTGATAAACGTCTGCGAAAAGTTACTAGTGGTAAAAGCCGAGATCAGAATAGCAGATCGAAGGCCAGGAGACCCAGAAAGACTTGTCGCGACGAACCAAAAAGCATGTTCGCAGCTTAACTGGAGACCATCAAATAGCTCACTTGAAACTATAATTAACTCAGCGTGGCGTTGGGAAAAACTATTGAAAGAAACAAAGATGCGAAAATCAGATCATTTTCAATAA
- the rfbG gene encoding CDP-glucose 4,6-dehydratase yields the protein MSATVNPEFWREKRVFLTGHTGFKGSWLSLWLQSMGATVKGFALEPPTSPSLFNEAKVSDGMDSEIGDIRDLNAITSSMIRFNPDVLIHMAAQPLVRLSYREPVETYATNVMGTVHVLEAARRCGHLRAIVNVTTDKCYENREWVWGYRENEPMGGRDPYSNSKGCAELVTSAYRSSFFSSSSTPSLASARAGNVIGGGDWAEDRLIPDILRAFEKQQPVVVRNPLSTRPWQHVLEPLSGYLILAENLYLHGDDYAEGWNFGPLDEDVMPVEWILNHMVKIWGQGASWQIDTTQQPHEAQLLKLDISKAASKLHWLPRWPLTTALDSIVDWHKDWLLKKDVRLLTLNQIESYQSRH from the coding sequence ATGTCAGCAACTGTTAATCCAGAATTTTGGCGCGAGAAGCGGGTATTCCTTACAGGACATACCGGTTTCAAAGGAAGCTGGTTATCATTATGGTTACAAAGTATGGGCGCAACAGTTAAAGGATTTGCGCTTGAGCCGCCTACGTCGCCTTCGCTGTTTAATGAAGCCAAGGTTTCAGACGGAATGGATTCAGAGATCGGCGATATACGCGATCTCAACGCTATCACTTCAAGTATGATCAGATTTAATCCCGACGTCTTAATACATATGGCTGCTCAGCCTTTGGTGAGACTTTCATACCGTGAGCCTGTAGAAACCTATGCCACGAATGTCATGGGTACGGTTCACGTTCTAGAGGCAGCACGGCGGTGTGGCCATCTTCGAGCCATAGTCAATGTGACCACTGATAAGTGTTATGAGAATCGTGAGTGGGTATGGGGTTATAGGGAGAATGAGCCCATGGGTGGGCGGGATCCTTATAGCAATAGTAAGGGATGCGCCGAATTAGTTACTTCAGCCTATCGAAGTTCTTTTTTCAGTTCGTCGAGTACTCCAAGTCTGGCTTCTGCGAGGGCAGGTAATGTCATCGGGGGTGGCGACTGGGCAGAGGACAGACTGATACCGGATATATTGAGGGCGTTTGAAAAACAGCAGCCAGTAGTCGTCCGAAATCCTTTGTCAACGCGCCCATGGCAGCACGTATTGGAACCCTTAAGCGGATATTTAATTCTGGCCGAAAATCTCTATCTTCATGGTGACGATTACGCCGAAGGTTGGAACTTTGGTCCGCTTGACGAAGATGTTATGCCAGTTGAATGGATACTGAATCACATGGTGAAAATCTGGGGGCAAGGTGCCAGTTGGCAGATTGATACCACACAACAACCGCATGAGGCTCAATTGCTTAAACTTGACATCAGCAAGGCGGCATCAAAGCTCCATTGGCTGCCGCGCTGGCCACTAACTACCGCTCTGGACTCTATTGTGGATTGGCATAAAGATTGGTTGCTTAAAAAAGATGTGAGGCTCTTAACTCTAAATCAGATTGAAAGCTATCAATCGCGTCATTAA
- a CDS encoding glycosyltransferase has protein sequence MKVFLSGAVGGSYRSQNIIKVLGDNGILFSYLPTGFIIPNFKWRFLKRLVGILLLFFTIPFRFFLISLASHVLVLPMNFHIFSALDIFFARLLRKRIIVDFYISNYDTLVNDRQLLKQGSLSAKWAMFKDRFFMSSASTLIFLNQSEALYYSEIAGITNNIAKIKIIPLCVDYRTEFFIEGHKDQVAKDFFSVCWWGTYIPLHGLENLINAFTKISNKKIKLYLFGDSEKKSKPYKELIESYGLSEHVIVNNDFSFSNGKLAPFLKENCDLAVGNFGSSAKAKTVLVNKLVDALSLGLPCLTMSTKAVGEFFAKNEGVILTDVDPDSIARSILYCFENQDELGVIGKMGKLKYLSTFSPDAFKIRLLSVFEN, from the coding sequence ATGAAAGTATTTCTTAGTGGTGCGGTTGGCGGTAGTTATCGGTCACAGAATATTATTAAAGTATTAGGCGATAATGGCATTCTTTTTAGCTATTTGCCGACCGGGTTTATCATACCGAACTTTAAATGGAGATTCTTGAAACGTTTGGTCGGCATATTATTATTATTTTTTACGATACCATTTCGATTCTTCTTGATATCCCTAGCTTCTCATGTATTAGTTCTGCCGATGAATTTCCACATTTTTTCCGCTCTTGATATTTTCTTCGCAAGACTTCTTCGAAAGAGGATTATAGTAGATTTTTACATTAGTAATTACGATACCTTGGTTAACGACAGACAATTGTTGAAGCAGGGATCGCTAAGTGCCAAGTGGGCAATGTTTAAAGATCGTTTCTTTATGAGCTCAGCCAGTACCTTGATTTTCTTAAACCAATCCGAAGCTCTGTATTATTCAGAAATTGCGGGGATAACCAATAATATCGCGAAGATCAAGATAATTCCTTTGTGTGTAGATTATAGAACCGAGTTTTTTATAGAAGGTCATAAAGATCAAGTTGCTAAAGATTTTTTTTCAGTATGCTGGTGGGGGACTTACATTCCTTTGCACGGGCTCGAGAATCTTATTAATGCGTTTACGAAAATCTCTAACAAAAAAATTAAACTATACTTATTTGGGGATTCAGAAAAAAAGTCAAAACCATATAAAGAATTAATTGAATCCTATGGGCTATCGGAGCATGTGATTGTCAATAACGATTTCAGCTTTTCAAATGGGAAGCTCGCACCATTCCTAAAAGAGAATTGTGATTTGGCAGTCGGTAATTTTGGCTCTAGTGCAAAAGCCAAAACCGTTTTAGTGAACAAGTTGGTGGATGCTCTCTCGCTTGGATTGCCTTGTCTTACAATGAGCACCAAAGCTGTTGGTGAGTTTTTTGCAAAGAATGAAGGTGTGATCTTAACTGATGTTGACCCCGATTCGATCGCTAGGAGTATACTTTATTGTTTTGAAAATCAGGATGAGCTTGGAGTTATTGGGAAGATGGGTAAACTCAAGTATTTAAGTACTTTTTCTCCTGATGCATTTAAGATCAGATTACTCTCAGTTTTTGAAAACTAA
- a CDS encoding oligosaccharide flippase family protein — MSNASGLYRAISRSMLGRYAVYAVNLLSMMVLARLFSPETFGTVAAIMVFFTFFRLMAEAGLGPAIINIDNISVEDRNGLFGLTITIGFVLAIMFAALGPIFLMFYDMARVDEVVPYIAVSLFVFAAGIVPTAFLLREQAFYRIATAGLLAEVVSTASAIALLQIIDPLHALAAKGAVSAVALVSVSWYFSSATQFGRPLLGARFSAIIPLLSFSSYQFGFNFINYFSRNLDNILVGKYMGAGMLGAYDKAYQLMRYPLMLLTFAMTPAIQPVIRKHSGDPVLVEAIHSEFVFKLSLIGALAGLLIFLLSDWIVLIILGDQWLNVIPIIRILAIAIPAQVVLSTSGSFFQAMSRADLLFLSGILSAIVMVGAIIVGVSERDIELLCWCLVVAFHINFLQAYFLLYRKIFVVPLRKHLIRMTPAAFIVIGMVWFAW, encoded by the coding sequence GTGAGTAACGCCTCGGGTTTATATCGTGCTATTTCAAGGAGTATGTTAGGCCGATACGCGGTGTATGCAGTTAATCTGCTTTCTATGATGGTGTTGGCCCGCCTTTTTTCGCCGGAAACATTTGGCACCGTTGCCGCGATAATGGTGTTTTTCACTTTTTTTCGCTTAATGGCTGAAGCAGGGCTTGGTCCGGCCATTATCAATATTGACAACATTTCAGTGGAAGATAGAAATGGTCTTTTTGGGCTGACTATAACAATTGGCTTTGTTTTGGCAATAATGTTCGCGGCGCTTGGGCCCATATTCTTGATGTTTTATGATATGGCTCGGGTCGATGAGGTGGTGCCTTATATTGCCGTTAGTTTATTCGTATTTGCTGCGGGCATTGTTCCGACAGCTTTTCTGTTACGCGAGCAAGCATTTTACCGTATAGCGACTGCTGGGCTACTCGCTGAAGTTGTGAGTACAGCCTCGGCTATTGCGCTGCTACAAATTATCGATCCGCTGCATGCTCTTGCTGCTAAGGGCGCTGTGAGCGCAGTCGCTCTTGTCAGTGTTAGTTGGTATTTTTCGAGTGCTACTCAATTTGGTCGACCACTCCTAGGTGCGAGATTTTCCGCCATAATACCTTTGCTTAGTTTCTCTAGTTATCAATTCGGTTTCAATTTCATAAACTATTTTTCACGAAATTTGGACAATATTTTGGTAGGAAAGTATATGGGGGCCGGTATGCTTGGTGCGTATGATAAAGCGTATCAACTTATGCGCTATCCATTGATGTTATTGACTTTTGCCATGACACCTGCGATTCAGCCGGTAATTCGTAAGCATTCAGGCGACCCCGTATTAGTCGAAGCGATACATAGTGAGTTTGTATTCAAACTATCATTAATAGGTGCACTAGCAGGGCTGTTGATTTTTTTATTATCAGACTGGATCGTGCTAATTATCCTTGGAGATCAATGGTTGAATGTTATACCGATTATTCGGATTCTCGCGATTGCTATTCCAGCTCAAGTGGTTCTCTCCACTAGTGGCAGTTTTTTTCAAGCAATGAGTCGGGCAGATCTTTTATTTCTTAGTGGAATTCTGTCGGCTATTGTAATGGTAGGTGCAATAATCGTAGGCGTATCAGAGCGCGATATCGAGTTGTTGTGCTGGTGCTTAGTAGTGGCATTCCACATTAACTTTCTACAGGCTTATTTCTTGTTGTATCGTAAGATATTTGTGGTGCCTTTAAGGAAGCATTTGATCAGAATGACTCCCGCTGCATTTATTGTTATTGGCATGGTTTGGTTTGCATGGTGA
- the rfbH gene encoding lipopolysaccharide biosynthesis protein RfbH, whose amino-acid sequence MTPETLLRQQIADLVEQYASTALAPSDFVPGESVIPPSGKLIGARELQMMVDASLDGWLTTGRFNAEFEKKLAEFIGIKHLITVNSGSSANLVAFNTLTSPTLGDRAIKKGDEVIGVAAGFPTTVNPIVQFGAVPVFVDVDMQTHNIDVDLIEAAISPKTKAIMLAHTLGNPFNLARVKAICEKYNLWLVEDCCDALGATFDGKMVGTWGDIATLSFYPAHHITMGEGGAVFTNSPKLKAIAESYRDWGRDCYCAPGCDNTCGNRFGQKFGSLPQGYDHKYVYAHLGYNLKITDMQAACGLAQLERVKEFIDSRKRNFGLLKDRLASLSDYLEIAEATPNSEPSWFGFPVTLKESSGVKRVDLLKYLDQHKIGTRLLFAGNLIRQPYFQEVEYRVVGELKNTDRTMNQTFWLGVQPSLNDDHFKFVAAKIEEFFGLGF is encoded by the coding sequence ATGACTCCCGAGACATTATTAAGACAACAAATAGCAGATTTAGTCGAACAATACGCCAGTACTGCATTAGCCCCTAGCGATTTTGTTCCAGGCGAAAGCGTCATTCCACCATCAGGCAAGTTAATAGGCGCACGTGAGTTGCAAATGATGGTTGATGCATCTCTTGATGGCTGGTTGACAACAGGACGTTTCAATGCTGAATTCGAAAAGAAGCTAGCCGAATTTATTGGAATCAAGCACCTTATAACTGTGAACTCAGGTTCTTCAGCTAACCTGGTTGCATTTAACACGCTTACGTCACCGACACTGGGCGATCGAGCTATCAAAAAAGGTGATGAGGTAATAGGAGTCGCAGCCGGTTTTCCGACCACAGTAAATCCAATCGTACAGTTTGGTGCAGTCCCTGTATTTGTTGATGTGGATATGCAGACCCACAACATCGATGTCGATCTAATTGAGGCAGCGATATCGCCAAAAACAAAAGCGATCATGTTGGCACATACACTAGGCAACCCATTTAACCTTGCTAGAGTTAAAGCCATCTGCGAAAAATACAATTTATGGCTTGTCGAGGATTGCTGTGATGCGCTGGGTGCTACCTTTGATGGGAAGATGGTTGGGACTTGGGGTGACATCGCAACACTCAGCTTCTACCCTGCACACCACATTACTATGGGCGAGGGCGGAGCCGTTTTTACCAACAGCCCTAAGCTTAAGGCGATTGCAGAGTCATATAGAGATTGGGGTCGTGACTGTTATTGCGCTCCGGGCTGTGATAACACATGCGGTAACCGTTTTGGTCAGAAGTTTGGATCTTTACCGCAAGGCTATGACCACAAATATGTGTACGCACATCTAGGCTATAATCTGAAAATTACAGATATGCAAGCAGCTTGTGGATTGGCACAGCTGGAGCGTGTAAAAGAATTCATTGATTCACGCAAACGCAACTTTGGCTTGCTGAAAGATCGTCTGGCTTCCCTTTCTGATTATCTGGAAATAGCTGAAGCGACACCGAACAGTGAACCGTCATGGTTTGGTTTCCCGGTGACGTTAAAAGAGAGTAGTGGTGTGAAACGTGTTGATCTCCTAAAGTATTTGGACCAACACAAGATTGGAACTCGATTACTGTTTGCAGGGAATCTCATCCGCCAACCGTACTTTCAGGAGGTGGAATATAGGGTGGTTGGTGAATTGAAGAATACCGATCGCACAATGAATCAGACCTTCTGGTTAGGTGTGCAGCCCTCCTTGAATGACGACCATTTTAAATTTGTGGCGGCAAAAATAGAAGAATTCTTTGGTTTGGGTTTTTGA